In the Helicobacter typhlonius genome, one interval contains:
- a CDS encoding Gfo/Idh/MocA family protein, protein MDKPVRIALFGIGKMGQNHLRILSMLKDVEVAFLYDVNEELCVDLSKKFGIKILENLDSDLKSCDGAIIVTPTFTHFDYINKVSNCVKNIFVEKPLTNTLESTQVIVDLAKQKNLNIQVGFIERYNPAVITLRQILGANKHKIINIDLTRTNKMSSRITDVDVVIDLMIHDIDLALRFNGEVVDIYAHGVIEKGMIEYARACLVHRNGAFSNIVASRITHKRKRQISITTEDEYIDCNLLHKEIFVDKQSFEQRLDNVSVCASTETIEVRGQEALLAELIDFVNLCKNKPSITSNRPNEREGMEAMKIAHQIQNLIHNGR, encoded by the coding sequence ATGGATAAACCTGTGCGAATTGCCCTCTTTGGCATTGGTAAAATGGGGCAAAATCATTTAAGAATCCTGAGTATGCTTAAAGATGTGGAAGTTGCATTCCTTTATGATGTAAATGAGGAATTGTGCGTGGATTTAAGCAAAAAATTTGGCATTAAGATTCTAGAAAATCTTGATAGCGACCTCAAAAGTTGCGATGGAGCAATTATTGTAACACCTACTTTTACGCATTTTGACTATATCAATAAAGTCAGTAATTGCGTGAAAAATATCTTTGTAGAAAAGCCTCTTACCAATACATTAGAATCTACACAAGTGATTGTTGATCTTGCGAAACAAAAAAATCTTAATATCCAAGTGGGTTTTATTGAGCGATATAATCCCGCTGTGATTACCCTGCGGCAAATCTTAGGCGCAAATAAGCATAAGATTATTAATATTGACCTCACACGCACAAATAAAATGAGTAGTCGCATCACAGATGTAGATGTGGTGATTGATTTGATGATTCACGATATTGATTTGGCACTGCGCTTTAATGGCGAGGTAGTGGATATTTATGCACACGGTGTGATTGAAAAAGGAATGATTGAATATGCGCGTGCGTGTCTCGTGCATCGCAATGGGGCGTTTTCAAATATCGTGGCAAGTCGTATCACACATAAGCGCAAACGGCAGATTTCTATCACGACTGAAGATGAATACATTGATTGTAATTTGTTGCATAAGGAGATTTTTGTAGATAAGCAGAGCTTTGAGCAGCGGCTTGATAATGTTTCCGTTTGTGCAAGCACAGAGACGATTGAGGTGCGTGGGCAGGAGGCATTGCTTGCGGAACTCATTGATTTTGTGAATCTATGTAAAAATAAGCCAAGCATAACTTCAAACCGCCCCAATGAGCGCGAGGGAATGGAGGCGATGAAAATCGCCCATCAGATTCAGAATCTTATACATAATGGACGTTAA
- a CDS encoding shikimate kinase, translating into MENIVLIGFMGSGKTTIGREIALCGGRFLLDTDQLIEQNMGKSIKDIFASVGEEGFRRIESQLILWLSANVKNAVIATGGGMPIYNDIRYMGKIFFLDVGFECISERMSKSERAKRPLFADITEARRLYNERKKIYEKQAHYVVSGVSSITESARQIIECAEQKHRI; encoded by the coding sequence TTGGAGAATATTGTTTTAATTGGCTTTATGGGGAGTGGCAAAACGACCATAGGTAGAGAAATTGCGCTTTGCGGCGGGAGATTCTTACTCGATACAGACCAGCTCATAGAGCAAAATATGGGTAAAAGTATAAAGGATATTTTTGCTTCAGTAGGCGAGGAGGGATTCCGCCGCATAGAATCCCAGCTCATCTTGTGGCTCTCTGCTAATGTAAAAAACGCAGTTATCGCTACAGGTGGGGGAATGCCAATCTATAATGACATTCGATATATGGGTAAGATTTTTTTTCTTGATGTGGGCTTTGAGTGCATTAGTGAGCGAATGAGCAAGAGTGAGCGGGCGAAGCGACCTCTTTTTGCAGACATAACAGAGGCGAGGCGACTCTATAATGAGCGCAAAAAGATATATGAGAAACAAGCTCATTATGTGGTGAGCGGTGTAAGCTCCATAACAGAGAGTGCGAGGCAGATTATAGAATGTGCGGAGCAAAAACACAGAATCTAG
- the recA gene encoding recombinase RecA, producing the protein MMIDEKKQKAIELALKQIDKAFGKGALVRLGDKQVEKIDFISTGSLGLDMALGIGGVPKGRIIEIYGPESSGKTTLSLQIVGECQRNGGICAFIDAEHALDVYYAKRLGVDTENLLVSQPDTGEQALEILETLTRSGAVDLIVIDSVAALTPKAEIEGDMGDQHVGLQARLMSHALRKITGVLHKMNATLIFINQIRMKIGTMGYGSPETTTGGNALKFYASVRIDVRRIATLKQNEQQIGNRTKAKVVKNKVAPPFREAEFDIMFGEGISKEGEIIDYGIKLDIIDKSGAWLSYNDKKLGQGRENAKLLLKEDKALAEEITAKIKEQIGAKDEILPLPDEPETNE; encoded by the coding sequence TTGATGATAGATGAGAAAAAGCAGAAAGCCATTGAGTTAGCCTTAAAGCAAATTGATAAAGCATTTGGTAAAGGTGCTTTGGTGAGGCTTGGGGATAAGCAGGTAGAAAAGATAGATTTTATCTCCACGGGCTCACTCGGGCTTGATATGGCACTTGGCATTGGTGGTGTGCCTAAGGGGAGGATTATTGAAATCTATGGTCCAGAATCAAGCGGTAAAACAACACTAAGCCTTCAAATCGTGGGAGAATGTCAAAGAAATGGCGGAATCTGCGCCTTTATAGACGCTGAACACGCACTTGATGTATATTATGCTAAACGTTTGGGTGTGGATACAGAGAATCTGCTTGTGTCTCAACCTGATACGGGCGAACAAGCACTTGAGATTTTAGAGACACTCACACGCAGTGGTGCAGTGGATTTAATTGTTATAGATTCAGTGGCTGCGCTTACGCCAAAAGCAGAAATTGAGGGCGATATGGGAGACCAGCACGTAGGGCTTCAAGCGCGGCTTATGAGCCACGCCTTGCGTAAAATTACCGGTGTGCTTCATAAGATGAATGCGACTTTGATTTTTATCAACCAAATTCGTATGAAAATTGGCACTATGGGCTATGGTAGCCCAGAGACTACCACCGGCGGTAATGCGCTTAAGTTTTATGCGAGTGTGCGTATTGATGTGCGCCGCATTGCTACACTCAAGCAAAATGAGCAACAAATTGGCAATAGAACTAAGGCAAAAGTCGTCAAAAATAAAGTTGCACCACCATTTCGCGAGGCAGAATTTGATATTATGTTTGGCGAAGGCATTAGTAAAGAGGGTGAGATTATCGATTATGGTATCAAGCTTGATATTATCGATAAAAGTGGTGCGTGGCTTAGCTATAATGACAAAAAGCTAGGACAGGGGCGCGAGAATGCAAAGCTACTTCTCAAAGAGGATAAGGCTTTGGCAGAAGAAATTACTGCAAAGATTAAAGAGCAAATTGGTGCAAAAGATGAGATTCTGCCTCTGCCCGATGAGCCAGAAACTAACGAATAA
- a CDS encoding AMIN domain-containing protein — translation MKKKILRNSVLIVSLCVCTLWARQNPFESVITQKEEEHNAQGMHQDPLSSIEFVLPSTARVLKSVQVTYQNLDGSIENKIIQLDESIDWHYPLLISQKAQGATYKVENRFKLGEFEIIINHSKLFIATRKKLLRDFILPKPYRLVLDFEGVKSNEHQQLKLDKKYFSDAEISTHEGFYRVSIGFDGRYKYHISPQRDGFVISLE, via the coding sequence TTGAAAAAGAAAATCCTAAGAAATAGCGTATTAATTGTAAGTCTATGCGTGTGTACCCTATGGGCGAGGCAAAATCCTTTTGAATCTGTGATTACACAAAAAGAGGAGGAGCATAACGCACAGGGTATGCACCAAGACCCGCTTTCTAGCATAGAGTTTGTTTTGCCTAGCACCGCGCGAGTGTTAAAAAGCGTGCAGGTTACCTATCAAAATCTTGATGGCTCTATTGAAAATAAGATCATTCAGCTTGATGAGAGTATTGATTGGCACTATCCTTTACTTATCTCGCAAAAAGCCCAAGGTGCTACTTACAAAGTGGAAAATCGCTTTAAGCTCGGCGAATTTGAGATTATCATCAATCATAGTAAGCTTTTTATCGCCACGCGTAAGAAATTATTGCGTGATTTTATTTTGCCTAAGCCCTATCGGTTAGTTCTTGATTTTGAAGGTGTAAAAAGCAACGAGCATCAGCAGCTTAAACTCGATAAGAAATATTTTAGTGATGCAGAAATCTCCACGCACGAAGGATTTTATAGAGTCTCCATAGGTTTTGATGGACGATATAAATATCACATCTCCCCACAACGCGATGGTTTTGTGATTAGCTTGGAGTAG
- a CDS encoding DegT/DnrJ/EryC1/StrS family aminotransferase → MEFINLKAQYECYKGDIDRAMQDVLNSSQFIMGKAVSDLESAMSVYVGSKHAIGCSSGTDALILALLALDIKSGDEVITSPFSFIASVEAIMLLGAKPVFVDIDEGTYNLNPALLESAITLQTKAIIPVAIFGQMADMESINAIAAKHNIPVIEDAAQSFGASQIQKGKKIKSCDASTIATTSFFPSKPLGCYGDGGAVFTNDEVLAQKLRYLLNHGQTERYKHSFIGLNARLDAIQAAILQVKLKHLDKEIDKRQDIARVYDENLKNVITPFVAPNNTSAYAQYSIRTHNRAELMKKLESAHIPYAVHYPIPLHLQEVVCKVYGYKKGDFPVSEVVCEEILSLPFSPFLTEDEQCQVIRAVNG, encoded by the coding sequence GTGGAATTTATTAATCTTAAAGCGCAGTATGAATGCTACAAAGGTGATATTGATAGGGCTATGCAAGATGTGCTGAACTCATCGCAGTTTATTATGGGTAAGGCAGTGAGTGATTTAGAATCTGCTATGTCTGTTTATGTGGGTTCAAAACACGCTATAGGTTGTAGCAGCGGGACAGATGCGCTTATTTTGGCACTTTTGGCACTTGATATTAAAAGTGGCGATGAGGTGATTACCTCACCTTTTAGCTTTATTGCGAGTGTGGAGGCGATAATGCTCCTTGGTGCGAAACCTGTGTTTGTGGATATTGATGAAGGGACTTATAACCTTAATCCAGCTCTTTTAGAATCGGCTATTACACTTCAAACAAAGGCAATCATTCCTGTGGCGATTTTTGGGCAGATGGCAGATATGGAATCTATTAATGCAATCGCCGCAAAGCACAATATTCCTGTGATTGAAGATGCCGCGCAAAGCTTTGGGGCAAGTCAGATTCAAAAAGGTAAAAAGATAAAATCTTGTGATGCAAGCACAATCGCCACTACGAGCTTTTTCCCAAGCAAACCTCTAGGCTGCTATGGTGATGGCGGGGCAGTATTTACAAATGATGAAGTTTTGGCTCAAAAGCTTCGCTATCTCCTCAATCACGGACAGACAGAGCGATATAAACATAGTTTCATTGGGTTAAACGCGCGACTAGATGCGATTCAAGCAGCGATATTGCAGGTGAAGCTAAAGCATTTAGATAAAGAGATTGATAAAAGGCAGGATATTGCAAGGGTGTATGATGAGAATCTTAAAAATGTGATTACACCTTTTGTTGCTCCAAATAATACAAGTGCGTATGCGCAGTATTCTATCCGCACCCACAATCGTGCAGAGCTTATGAAAAAATTAGAATCCGCTCATATTCCTTATGCGGTGCATTATCCTATTCCGCTGCATTTGCAAGAGGTAGTGTGTAAAGTGTATGGATATAAAAAAGGCGATTTTCCTGTGAGTGAGGTGGTATGCGAGGAGATTTTATCTTTGCCTTTTAGCCCATTCCTTACAGAAGATGAGCAATGTCAAGTGATAAGGGCAGTCAATGGATAA
- a CDS encoding efflux RND transporter permease subunit: protein MLAKIIEFSLKQRMIVVLSAIILFIFGTYSFFTIPIDAFPDVSSTQVKIILKAPGMAPEEVENRVVRPLELELLGLPNQKSLRSLSKYGLADITIDFNDGTDIYLARNMVNEKLSTTLGDLPNGVSGGLAPIVTPLSDMFMFTLESSDNSISEAQKRQLLDFTIRPALRNIKGVADVNRLGGYTKAIVVVPDFDDMARLGITISDLQDALDANLKNDGAGRVTRDNENFLVKVQTGATNIEEIKNISVITKSGYVRIRDFCDVIENHMTRLGLTTIDGKSETTLGLVLSLKGANSRDAIREIKIRMEELKTELPENLELRVFYDRSELTQKAVNNVIKTLVEAIVLIVILLFLFLGDVRAAVAVSVILPLSIAFAFVMMRHYGISANLMSLGGLAIAVGILVDSAVVNVENAFEKLSLTKNSPKLHTIYRACKEISVSVFSGIIIIIIFFVPILTLEGLEGKFFVPLAQTIVFALLGSLLLSMTVIPVISSFVLKATEHHETKLTQFFHKMYAPMLHFALTRTKLLLISAICFLIFSFSLFPLIGSAFMPTLQEGDLVLNIESSPSISLEQSRDVMLLMQKELLARVPEIKSVVTRTGTDEVGLDPAGFNQSDVFVSFKPKEEWQAKNMEEIEDKIREVASEFKGMNIALVQPIDMRISEMLTGVRGDLAIKIFGLEIDKLNELSSQIVDILKDIKGSAEVFTTLNKGVNYLYVKPWQSVMANTGISSDEFTKFMRSSLEGIIVTYIPQGFARIPVIIRQDADIASNITKLKSLQMSSLDGNPVPISSIADIQEVDGPVQIQREQSKRYSVVRSNVMGRDLGGFVQEAKEKIAAQVQLPEGYSITYGGQFENQQRANKRLSTVIPLSILAIFFILFFTFKSISLSLLILLNIPFAVTGGLISLFLSGEYISVPASVGFIALFGIAVLNGVVMVGYFLHLLKEGYSLEDTIVIGAKRRLRPVLMTAFIAGLGLIPMLLSSGVGSEVQKPLAIVVLGGLVTSSMLTLLILPPLFRIVVRKFGV from the coding sequence ATGCTAGCAAAAATTATAGAATTTTCCCTTAAACAACGTATGATTGTGGTGCTAAGCGCAATCATACTTTTTATTTTTGGCACATATTCATTTTTTACAATCCCCATTGATGCATTTCCAGATGTCTCCTCCACACAAGTAAAAATTATTCTTAAAGCCCCCGGGATGGCACCAGAAGAAGTAGAGAATCGTGTTGTGCGTCCATTAGAGCTAGAATTACTAGGGCTTCCTAATCAAAAGAGTTTGCGTAGTCTTTCAAAATATGGACTTGCTGATATTACAATTGACTTTAACGATGGCACAGATATTTATCTTGCACGTAATATGGTGAATGAAAAACTCTCTACCACATTAGGGGATTTGCCTAATGGTGTGAGTGGCGGACTTGCACCGATTGTAACTCCCCTAAGTGATATGTTTATGTTCACTCTTGAAAGTAGCGACAATTCCATATCAGAAGCACAAAAAAGGCAGCTACTTGATTTTACCATTCGCCCCGCTTTGCGTAATATCAAAGGTGTTGCCGATGTGAATCGCTTAGGCGGATATACTAAAGCGATTGTAGTCGTTCCAGACTTTGATGATATGGCGCGACTTGGCATTACAATTAGTGATTTGCAAGATGCACTTGATGCAAATCTTAAAAATGATGGTGCAGGACGCGTAACACGGGACAATGAGAATTTCCTTGTAAAAGTGCAAACGGGCGCAACAAATATAGAAGAGATTAAAAATATCTCTGTCATTACCAAATCTGGCTATGTGCGTATAAGAGATTTTTGCGATGTGATTGAAAATCATATGACGCGGCTTGGACTTACAACAATAGATGGTAAAAGCGAGACAACATTGGGTTTAGTGCTTTCTCTCAAAGGAGCAAATTCACGCGATGCAATTAGAGAAATTAAAATTAGAATGGAAGAGCTTAAGACAGAATTACCCGAGAATCTAGAATTGCGTGTTTTTTATGATAGGTCTGAACTCACGCAAAAAGCAGTCAATAATGTCATTAAAACGCTTGTGGAAGCCATTGTGCTTATCGTTATTTTACTTTTTTTGTTTTTGGGTGATGTGCGTGCGGCGGTAGCTGTAAGCGTAATTTTACCTTTATCTATCGCTTTTGCTTTCGTAATGATGCGCCACTATGGCATTTCAGCAAACCTAATGAGTCTTGGAGGATTAGCAATTGCTGTTGGAATCTTGGTAGATTCTGCAGTTGTAAATGTTGAAAATGCCTTTGAAAAGCTAAGTCTCACTAAAAATTCACCAAAACTGCATACCATTTATCGTGCGTGTAAAGAAATATCTGTCTCTGTCTTTAGCGGCATTATTATCATTATCATCTTTTTTGTGCCTATCCTTACACTTGAAGGTTTAGAGGGGAAATTTTTTGTCCCTCTTGCACAAACAATCGTATTTGCGTTACTTGGCTCACTTTTGCTTTCAATGACGGTTATTCCTGTAATTAGCTCCTTTGTGCTTAAAGCGACAGAGCATCACGAAACCAAATTAACACAATTTTTTCATAAAATGTATGCCCCGATGCTCCATTTTGCACTTACAAGAACAAAATTACTGCTTATAAGTGCGATATGTTTTCTTATCTTTAGCTTCTCACTCTTTCCGCTTATTGGAAGTGCCTTTATGCCGACTTTGCAAGAGGGTGATTTGGTGCTGAATATTGAATCTAGCCCCTCTATTTCTTTAGAGCAAAGTCGAGATGTAATGCTCCTTATGCAAAAAGAATTACTCGCTAGAGTGCCTGAAATTAAAAGTGTAGTTACGCGCACAGGAACTGATGAAGTGGGGCTTGACCCAGCAGGTTTCAACCAAAGTGATGTTTTTGTATCCTTTAAGCCAAAAGAAGAATGGCAAGCAAAAAATATGGAAGAGATTGAGGATAAAATACGCGAAGTTGCAAGTGAATTTAAAGGTATGAATATTGCACTTGTGCAGCCAATTGATATGAGAATCTCCGAAATGCTTACCGGTGTGCGTGGGGATTTAGCTATTAAAATCTTTGGCTTAGAAATTGATAAACTTAATGAGCTAAGCTCACAAATTGTAGATATTCTTAAAGATATTAAAGGCTCTGCTGAAGTTTTTACTACGCTTAATAAAGGGGTGAATTACCTCTATGTAAAACCTTGGCAGTCCGTAATGGCAAATACTGGTATTTCAAGTGATGAATTTACAAAATTTATGCGCTCAAGCTTAGAGGGTATTATCGTAACCTACATTCCACAAGGCTTTGCGAGAATCCCCGTCATCATTCGTCAAGATGCTGATATTGCAAGTAATATTACAAAATTGAAGAGTTTGCAAATGAGCTCTCTTGATGGAAATCCTGTGCCTATTAGCTCAATTGCCGACATTCAAGAAGTTGATGGTCCTGTACAGATTCAAAGAGAGCAATCAAAACGTTATAGCGTAGTGAGAAGCAATGTAATGGGGAGAGACTTGGGTGGATTTGTTCAAGAAGCAAAGGAGAAAATTGCCGCACAAGTGCAATTGCCGGAGGGATATTCTATCACTTATGGTGGGCAGTTTGAAAATCAACAACGCGCGAATAAAAGGCTTTCCACCGTTATTCCTCTAAGTATCCTTGCTATCTTTTTTATCCTTTTCTTTACTTTCAAGTCTATTTCTCTTTCCTTGCTGATTTTGCTTAATATCCCCTTTGCGGTTACCGGTGGGCTTATATCACTTTTCTTATCGGGCGAATATATATCTGTCCCGGCTTCCGTGGGCTTTATCGCGCTTTTTGGTATCGCAGTGCTTAATGGTGTGGTAATGGTGGGATATTTCTTGCATTTGCTTAAGGAGGGATATAGTCTTGAAGATACTATTGTCATTGGAGCAAAAAGGCGGTTACGCCCGGTGCTAATGACTGCATTTATCGCAGGGCTTGGGCTTATCCCAATGCTGCTCTCTTCGGGCGTTGGGAGTGAAGTGCAAAAACCTCTCGCTATCGTGGTGTTAGGAGGGCTTGTAACTTCCTCAATGTTAACACTGCTTATCTTGCCGCCACTTTTTAGAATCGTAGTGCGAAAATTCGGCGTGTAG
- the eno gene encoding phosphopyruvate hydratase: MVYIEHIDAQEVMDSRGNPTVKAIVRLSDGTRASAIVPSGASTGKREALELRDGDKERYLGKGVLKACANIKTEIAAQLDGVSPYDQSKIDLILKKIDDTDNYSKLGANAVLGVSMAIARASAQCLHLPLYRYLGGSNALTIPTPMLNIINGGSHADNTVDFQEYMIMPLGFDTFAESLRASAEVYHHLKAILKDSGHITSIGDEGGFAPNLKNNEEPIEVILKAIEKAGYKPLEEIAIALDVASSELVGKDGNYHLAGEGKVFDSAGMIEYYEKLVAKYPIVSIEDGLSEDDWEGWKLLTQKLGSKIQLVGDDLFVTNKKILQEGIDKNVANAILIKPNQIGSVSETMQSVRLAQRNNYKCIMSHRSGESEDTFIADFAVALNTGEIKTGSTARSERIAKYNRLLEIEREVSDTEYIGKSLFKR, from the coding sequence ATGGTTTATATAGAGCATATTGACGCACAAGAGGTAATGGATAGTCGTGGAAACCCAACGGTTAAAGCAATAGTAAGGCTAAGTGATGGCACAAGGGCAAGTGCAATAGTGCCAAGTGGTGCAAGCACAGGTAAGAGAGAAGCCCTAGAGCTACGAGATGGCGACAAGGAGCGCTATTTAGGTAAGGGTGTGCTTAAAGCGTGTGCAAATATCAAAACAGAGATTGCTGCACAGCTTGATGGCGTATCACCTTATGACCAAAGCAAAATTGACCTTATCCTTAAAAAGATTGATGACACAGATAATTATTCAAAACTCGGTGCAAATGCGGTGTTGGGTGTGAGTATGGCAATAGCTCGTGCAAGTGCGCAGTGCTTACATTTACCTTTGTATCGTTATTTGGGTGGCAGCAATGCGCTTACTATCCCTACACCTATGCTTAATATTATTAATGGTGGCTCACACGCTGATAACACGGTGGATTTTCAAGAATATATGATTATGCCTCTAGGCTTTGATACTTTTGCGGAGAGTTTGCGCGCTTCAGCTGAAGTGTATCATCACCTTAAAGCAATTTTGAAAGATTCTGGACATATTACAAGTATTGGCGATGAGGGGGGATTTGCTCCTAATTTAAAAAATAATGAAGAACCTATCGAGGTTATTCTTAAAGCCATTGAAAAGGCGGGGTATAAGCCACTCGAAGAAATTGCGATTGCACTTGATGTGGCAAGTAGTGAGCTTGTAGGGAAAGATGGAAATTATCATCTTGCAGGAGAGGGCAAAGTGTTTGATAGTGCGGGTATGATTGAGTATTATGAGAAACTTGTCGCAAAATATCCTATTGTCTCTATTGAGGATGGCTTGAGCGAAGATGATTGGGAGGGCTGGAAGCTCCTTACGCAAAAACTTGGAAGCAAGATTCAACTTGTGGGTGATGATTTGTTTGTTACAAATAAAAAGATTTTGCAAGAGGGGATTGATAAAAATGTTGCAAATGCCATTTTGATTAAACCTAATCAAATTGGGAGTGTGAGTGAGACAATGCAATCCGTGCGTCTTGCCCAACGCAATAATTATAAGTGTATTATGAGTCATCGCAGTGGCGAGAGTGAGGATACCTTTATCGCGGATTTTGCGGTGGCACTTAATACCGGCGAGATAAAAACAGGTTCAACAGCGCGAAGTGAGCGCATAGCAAAATATAATCGCTTGCTTGAAATTGAACGTGAGGTGAGTGATACAGAATATATTGGCAAGAGCCTTTTTAAACGATAA